The genomic region TCGCATGCGAGGTTGCACTCGTTCCAGCCACTCAGGTGTGTGtcttattgtgtttgtgtgttcatgtgtgtatgcatatgtgtgcttgtttatttatgtatgtatcGCCTCgcaggacagcagcagcagcagcttggtgcACAAGTGTTGAGTGGGTGaggatgaaattaaaaaaaaaaaaagaaaaaaaaaagaaaagccagaTGAATTGCAATCGATTGGCGCTGGTTCACTGTATTGATCCCCCAGCATGTTAAAGCCTGGTGTACTCCATGAAACacactcagtcagtcagtgtgggttcagcccccccacctcctcctcacttcaCTTCCCACCCCCTGCCCCCTCTACCCCTTCGCCAGCTAACACACGGCTGGatactgtaaatgtctctctgtgtcgttACCCCATGCATGTGTAAAAAGCAGAGACGATAGTGCTCACAGCCGAAGCTTTATAAgccagagagaaagtgaaagtttgtgtgtgtgtgtgtgtgtgtgtgtgtgtgtgtgtgtgtgtgtgtgtgtgtgtgtgtgtgtgtgtgtgtgtgtgtgtgtgtgtgtgtgtgtgtgtgtgtgtgtgtgtgtgtgtgtgtgtgtgtgctgagtgtgtgtgagttttggtTTTGTGCATGCACAGTAATGGAGAGTGATCTTGGCTGTGGCCCACAAGCTGCTTCTCTGAACTGATCTTTGAGTTGGGTATAAAAAGCGcttgctctataaataaaacagcagcaCCTTTCACACTCGCTCTCTCTTActtgcacatgcacagacacacacacacacacacacacacacactttctccacTATTTCCGTGGGGACACCCATGAAAATAATGCATTCCCTGGAACTTTACGCTAACCCTAACCACCATGACTAAATGCCTGACCTCaaccaaccctaaccctcaaggtaatctaaatctaattgTAACACAAACCCTTAAACCTATATCTTTTACGCCAAAACCTCTGGTTATACAcaggttttttaaatgcaaGTAAACCAGCTAAaaagctgatttttttttttctgatgcaTCAGGTTCCGCTTCACGAATGACCGAAAACTGCGGCGCTCTCACACCTCGCTGTCTGGCCAAACTAACGCGTTCACCCGTCACTGTGGATCGGAGCTGGAACTGATTAAACCCTGTGTCCACTGCAGAATCAGTTGACCCGGGAGTTAAGTCCGATGAATCGACTCTATTGCAGACAAACCCAAGATGTTACTGGGTGTCGGTGGAATTTTTAACCAGTGGAAATGGGGTTAtggtcttaaccctcaacattCCTTTTGGATTTTCCACCTGCTCTTACACAATCATTTACACAAAAACATTCACATAACCCCCCCATCAATCCATATATCAATCCCTACAGGTCAGACAGAAGGATGTCTGTGGGACATATTGACATATTTACATGAGAGCATGACCTCTGCAAGCTTAGCACTGGACACCTGTCCGACCTTTGACACCACCTTGCTTTACAGAACAATAATCCAATTAGATGGATGCCTCACATGTTTAGATATTCAGCTGATGCTAGTGATTTGTGGCAAGAAGCTGATCAATATATTCCTCAAAGCTATTTTAAGGTATGAACTCTGGTGAATGTCTTCACAATTCTCtggtcagatgtgttcacaaaaTCACAAATATCAGAAGGTTCATTTCTGGGGTAGCACatgtgtttacagcacattgacagtGGCATCTGCCCTTATTACTAAAAGCTCTAAAATGTCATTGACTTTCTAAATTTACATCTTTGTcggtgtcttctatgtgtacAGCATTTCTTTATCCAGAGTTTTAAGTTGGGGGTTGGCTGGAGAAACCTGGGAGAAAGTCCGGAGCTTCTGGCTTGGCTATTTGTGTTATTAAATACAGCCCCTCCgtagaatgtcaggagattatccagagttcagtggatATCTTAAATCATAAATCCACTTGCTCACAACACTCAACCTGAACCTCTTTGATGAGAGAACAGTCTTTTCTTCCATCTTAATCTGGCCAGGAATTGTCAGGATACGGACCAAAGTGTTGGAAAGGAGAAGATGACAGATAATCCAACATGCTCTGCTGCTAGCAAGGCCAAACCCACTACCAACTGCTCCCGAGAAGATCAGCGCCGTGACTTTACATAATACCACTGGGCTACTGTATCTCAACCAGACTGAGAGTGTTTACATGGAGCCGCCAGTGCCAGCCATCACCGGGAAGCCTGGTGGTTGACTCGCTGAAAATCTGCCAATAACACAAAATTTCAACACTTAGTCCTGTTTGCGCAGCCCTTAATCACATTCACACTGCTTTCTACGTCAGTCCATTATGTAGCTATATGTCTGAAGAACAACGTGTCCCATCCGCCGCCGTCTGCTCCGCTCAACTCAGACTTGAAGTGTTTTGAAATggggtggagaggggggggcgaGAGATAAATTGGTACAGCGAGCTGGAATGCTGCAGCAGTTATTTAAGGCCCTGTAGGTGCTGCCTTGGCCATATGCTCCCATTATTCCGCTTGGGAGGGGCCCATGTGGGCATGAGAGCAGGgctggagatgaggaggaggaggaggagggtgtttTAGAAGGAGAAAGAGGTTTTGATGGAGGGGAGTGAAAGTAGGAAGGTAGCTGACGAATTATTTTAAGGAGAGCCCCCCTATCAAGCACGGGAGGAATTTTAAGAGCGGAATACTTGGGAGAAGcctgagatgagatgagaacgAATTAGTTTCCAAAGAAAATGATCGCCTTCACCCTCAATATCCGGCTCATTCACCGTCCTCTCTGCATAATTCATCTCGTCAGATTTTGAGGTGTGACAGAGTATGATTCATGAACTCCTGAACTTTTCAGGTTGATAGCTTCTCCTATGTTCCAGCTTCTCAATCATTTTCATGTCATTGCCCTTCATTAGATCCTGTGCGATGAGATTCCTCATGAATATGTGTTTTGTTGCTCGTTGATTTTTCCACAACTTAAATGTCCTAAAATATGACTTTCCCCCCTTTCTGACTCTGGCTTTGTCGGCTGCATGGGGATGAGTTTAAAGAAAAATCTTTACTCTTCCACATAGCTTAATATTTATCCTTTGAGAAAACAAAGCCCACATACAGCTTTGTTGTTAGCTctgtgtctcttcctctctcttgttcctcctcctctttctctcttctcctccctatCTGTACAGTCGCTTGTCAAACTGAGGCCTGTGTTCCTGATCAGGGCATTGCTCTCATGTTAGCCGCTTCACGGGAAGCACATCCCAGCATTCCCTCTGACACGCCGGCAGCAGCATTACCATAATTGGCTTTTCTACATGACGGGACAGAGGAAATAATaatgtcattttatttacagCCCTCTTGTCCCGGTCCGAGAGCTATcacccccctccttcctcttccatcTTCCCTCTTCCCCGCTGCACTTTCTCCCCTCTGCACATTCGCTGACATACacgcctcctctgcctcccccctcctcctgtaTCTCATCTCTCTCCCCTCTACCCGTGCAGGGCGCGAGTCTCGTTCTGCCACAGTGTGTAGGTCAAGCGATGGCTTTTTGATCAGCTCCTGTCCAAAGCCATCAGAGTTGAGAGGCACGTAATGGAGAGCAGGGTGACAAACAGAATCTGGGGAAGGAATAAGACTGCCAGTTTCCTATTAGAGGCCGGCCTAAACGGCCTCTGCATCCCCAATCCCGAACCGCCACCACCCCCCCGCCATTCTCCAGCGCGAACCCTCTCCTGCACTGCCTAAATCACATGAGTGAAGGGGCCTGTGATTGGACATTAGTGCCGCAAATGACTGCCGTGATTGCCCCTCTTCCCAAACtcacatcaaataaataaagaaatgtgtgtaaataaatagaAGGAGGGGTGTTGGAGAAATGGGGCTGGTGGTGGAGGTGTCTGTGAGGGGAGGCTGACTGGTCTCATCCCcttctttcccctctctctctctcatttcatcGCCTTTCTGCCTTTCTTATCTGGTTTGTTTGGCTTTGACAGCGGCCAAATGGTGAAGCTCTGTGAGCCTGACAGAGAGTTTTATTGATTTAACAACCAGCAGACTCTCAGCAAAGAAAAGGGAGAAGGCAAAAAAAGGGGTAGGGCAGAGAAAGATAGCAAAGTTTTGAAAAGGAGTGATATGTTTCTGCTGTACTCCCTGCCAAAGGGCTGACGTGTCCGCTGGTTGTATTTCGTTTGGTATCATTTACAAAAATCAAGTCGTACACAGTGTCAAGCCGTGTGTGAGGGAGAATGTTTTAGAGATGATCTGTGCTCATAGGCCGATCACGTTGTCCCATTATGAGGCCCAGCTTTGTGCCGAGGCGGGACACAGGGCGTTTACCACAGTCTTTTCATCAGaaaactgtctgtctgttctgcACAGCAGGACTGCACACTCTCAGCTCTGTCTGCTCTCTGAGAACCAGTGTTATGGGAGCAAACCCGGTCACAGATTGCGATTGCAAAAACGCTGATAACACATGCAGCATTCTCTAATCTTTAGGTACAGATCAGAATCAAGGGTGCttcatctgtactttactttaaaactctcatttgaattattataataataaaggaAATGGAGGAGAACAAGACACACTTGAGCTTTTTAAAAGCTCttatattaaatcaaataaggGTCTGTCGCCCAAAGTATATTTGGTAGACATGAAAACCTTTGATAGTGACTGCTTTACAGCAGGATAGGTGTCTATGTCAAATCAATTTGCATTATGAATTTTTAAAAGGACTCTTGATAACATCCAAAGGGGCTACTTCAACCCCTCCACGTGTTTTATGTTCCTTTTTATTAATGGCATATTAACCGTATGTGTGGGTATTGGGAGATCAGGGATGCACTTGGATGCTAATTCCTGCATCCTTGCTTCCTGTAGTCGGTGATCTGGCGTGGCTGGTGCGGGTTTGATCACTGCTGCTTCTGACAGTGAGTCTGCAGTGCTATCCTGGCCACGCTGCCGCCTGTCTCCTTGATGGCAGCACGTCCCCGAGCAAAAGTGACAGGCGCTTTGGCGCCCGTGCAGATGGCCCTGCTCACAGCCATCACCCACTCGGCAAACCAAACCGCCAGGGACGGCACGCCAGCCCTACCCCTTCTCGAGCCTGCCCCTTGCTGCTGGTGTTGCGCCGCATATGTGCATCCAGGGCAGGAGAAGGAGCTTAATCTGATCGCCAGTCAAAATCACACTTCTTCAAGTTGCACTGAAAGAACAGATAGTGTTGATCTGCAACTCTTACGATTTTTTACGTCCTCACACTCCAGATTTGAACATCCTGTCCAAATAAAAGCAGCATCTCAAAACAGATGGTGAGATCGTTTATATATCAGACTAATGTTAGCCACGTTTGTCACTAGTATTGTGCATCTATGGTTTGCAAAAGCATCCACTTGCTGCCTGTGATTTTTACAGATGTCTGTGTCTGCCAGTCTTTTGTCTGTGTGCTTTTGATATCTCCCTCTTTGTTGTTTCCATGACAACGTGGCAGGACAGGCATTGATTGACAGGGATCGTCAAAGGGTTCCCTGGCGACCTGTTCATCGCTCGAAGCCCCTCCCTGCTGCAGTCTGTGTTTTGTCACTCACCCAGGGATATTTCTGATCTTCTGCTTCTCATTCctgctgtctttgtgtgtgtgtgtgtgtgtgtgtgtgtgtgtgtgtttatgtattaaGCACTGCCAGCTATTGGGGTTTAGCTACTTTTTGGCTGCAGTGACTCACATAGGTAATTCCTACTGTATGTTTGCACTGTTAGTGATTGGATAGACGTTCTGCAGGATGCTTTGTATATTAAATGGCTGATACGTATATTGATAGTCTCCTGTTCCGGAAGCGGGCTAGCGAGGGGGAAGGCAGTGTAACAGAAGACACTCTGCAGATGTGTTGTAGAGAGTACAGCACATAATGCTAATCTGCTGTGTTAGGGATTTTCAGGAGTTTTAGAAACTGTCTCGGTCTCAGTCTGTCAGTGGGATTGAAGCGCAGCCAGGTTCTCCTGTAGCGCTCTCATTTCACTGAAATCCTGTCAGGCGTTAGGGGAGTATGTTGCTCATTTGGCGAGGAGTGTATCAGTAGTGCACAGCAAACTCAAGACTTATAGGCAATATTATGGTCGAAGGGTTCGGCTTTATACGAGCAAACATGTATGAGCTGAGCAGAGTGCAAAAGGTACACACATAGGGGAGGTGAGCATGCGGGCAAACACGCGTTCGCAAACAGGCTCTTActtaggcacacacacacacacacacacacacacacacacacagtcacagttgATGGTGCAGCTGCTCACCTCCCCCCACCCATCTCCTCTCGAGCAGCAGTAAATGGTGCCAGTGTATATATATCAGGTATTATGTCCACTTAGATTATGATATGACAGGTTAGCGTGCCGTTTGAAGCTGACAGCACATCTGTTTCATCAGGAGAGACTGATACTGGCATCTAGGACACACATCTCACCATGCAGGAAGGAGATAAAGGAAGAAGCTAGGGGGCCGTCTTTCCtgtctccctgcctccctcaccccctctctctctctctctctctctctctctctctctctctctccctctctccttttttccattttctcttACAGCCCCTCTGCCCGCCCACCAAACCCACCAGCTCCTGctcactttttctttctcctccacgtTTTCCTTTTCATTCACTTGTTCTCCCCTTAACCACCTCCTGTCTATGATGCTCGTGGTGTCCTGCCCAGCATTcacgtacacatacacacttacacacacacacacacacacacacacacacacacacacacacacacacacacactcacacataaacactgTCTAGCCTTCTCTTTTATACTGTATGTCTTCATGTATTTTACTGGTAAACCTGTTACATCTGAGCCTTCCTTAGTACCCTTTCCCCACACCCTAAATTGTTATCACGTGTGCCCTTTCTTCTGTCTCCTTGTTAAGCATTGGGTTTGCCATTTTGGATCACGGAACAGTCGTAGATTGTGCAGATGCATAAACTGTCTATCCAAGAGTCCTTTCTTCAACAGTCACTCTAGTATTCTCGATCTTAGCACTATCGTATTACTAGTTCCTGCTTATAAGCCGAAAAGAAAATGaaccttttgtttttcagagtGGATTAGAAATGGATGTGTTATCTCCAGGGTAGCATTTTGTTTCTTCCCCTGCTCAATCAGTTACATAACCTGGACATGTGAGAAACTGAATTTCATGGACTGGATGAGTGAGAGGCAATAAAGCtcggggaagagaaaaaaaagagggagaaagggggAGTTGAACATGTAAGCATGCAGCTGGCTAACAAGGCCAAACAGCCAGTCATTTCCTGGGGAACATGAGGCATGTGTGGAGGAATAGGGAGTTGGGAAGGAAAAGGACAACTGTCAGAAGCtcagtgatttatttttcccttGGAGGCTTTTTTCACCACTGGCTTTCAGAGCCACATGTGTGTAAAATACACACTAACTCATGCATCCatgcatacagacacacacacacacactcactggatGAGAATAAAAGCTTACATTTCCTATCACCGAGTATTCACTCCATGTTATTTTGACAGTGGTCCTGTTAGTGTGCTGTAAATCTTTAATTTTACTGAGCTgacctctttttttctctctcccttcctttctcctctttttgtctTCTTTCCCTCTGTGCTCCAGCGTACATGCCCGGGGACGAGTTTAAGGCAGCCCCACAAGATGAGGAAGAGCACCTGCAGGATGACGGCCTCTCGTTAGATGGCCAGGACAATGAGTTCCTGTgcaatgaggaagaggaagatgtggATGGAGGCCAGCCGCCGAGCTACAGAGACTCTCCACTCAGCAATGGCACTAACCCTGATGCTGGGTATGGTTCTCCACTCAGTGATGCCAGCGACCGACTTACGGACTTCAAGAGCACCTCTTCCACAGAGGGTCAGGAGAGGGAAGGCACAGCTTTACCCTTTCGCCCCAACAACGGCCTCTCTTTCCAGGATAGCCTGGCACAGATGAAAGCCGTCTATGCAAACCTCATCTCAGATGCCTCCTGGTCCAGCATCACAATGGACATCATGAAATCTAAGCCTGCTGCGGCAGGCAGTGTCAACAGTGCCCTCACCTCTCCGGAGCCAGCCTCTACTGCCTCTGTTTCTACAACCCCAACCATAAACAAAAGTAGTGCGGTCAACATTGTTAGCGGTCACCACAACGGTAGGAGCTCCAGCTCCACTGTTAACCACACAGGCAGCGCAAGTGCCAATACGAACGGCACAGCAGCTAGCTCTGTTGGCAGCCACAGTGCAACCAGCAGCAGTGGGGTCAGCAGTGCTGCAGCCAGTAACGGTGGTGGTGTAGGCTATGACTGGCACCAGGCAGCACTTGCCAAAACTTTTCAGCAGAACCCATACCACCTTCTACCAGAGCCCAGCCTCTTCAGCACGGTGCAGCTCTACCGGCAGAACAACAAGCTGTATGGTTCTGTTTTCACTGGGGCAAGCAAGTTTCGCTGCAAAGACTGCAGCGGTGCCTATGACACCCTGGTGGGTTTGACAGTTCACATGAATGAGACGGGCCATTATCGAGATGATAAcaaggacaaagaggaggaccaGGGAAAGCGCTGGTCCAAACCACGCAAGCGCTCTCtgatggagatggaggggaAAGAGGATGCTCAGAAGGTGCTGAAGTGCATGTACTGTGGCCACTCATTTGAGTCTCTGCAAGATCTCAGTGTTCATATGATCAAGACCAAGCATTACCAGAAAGTGCCTCTCAAAGAACCAGTGCCAGCCTTGGCCACTAAACTGCTGCCCAGTTCAGCTAAAAAACGAGCTCTCCAAGATGCTATAGTTTCGCCATGCTCCCCAGACTCTCTCCATGCTGGTATCGGTGGTGGCAGCATATCCCTTGGGGATGGTGGCAAAGACACAAAAGCCGCACCAAACCCTTATGTTACGCCAAACAACCGCTATGGCTACCAGAATGGTGCGAGCTACACATGGCAGTTTGAGGCTCGTAAAGCCCAGATCCTCAAATGCATGGAGTGTGGGAGCTCCCATGATACACTGCAACAGCTGACTGCCCATATGATGGTCACAGGTCACTTTTTGAAGGTCACAAATTCTGCATCTAAGAAGGGCAAACAGCTATTCTTTGATCCAGTAGTGGAAGAAAAGTTTCAGTCTATCCCATTGCCACCGACCACAACCAGACTCCCTGTTCCCAGTATTGTAAAGTCACAGCCTGTGTCCCCTGctctctcctcagcctcagaggaaaagagggaaggaggtgaggatgaaAATGTTGATGGTAGTGAGccattggagaaaaaaattaAGGAGGAAAAAGACGACTCAGGTGAAAAATCTGAGAATGACGGCACATCATATAAATATCTTAGAGAGGAAGATCTTGAGGAGACCCCCAAAGGGGGTTTAGATATTCTTAAATCACTTGAGAACACAGTATCCAGTGCCATCAGTAAGGCCCAGACAGGGACACCCACATGGGGTGGCTACCCTAGCATTCATGCAGCCTACCAGCTGCAAGGTGCAATGAAAAGCTCAACTACTGTCCTGCCCCCAACTGTCCAGAGCGTCCACAGGCAGTCAATGTATAACAGTGGGCTACGTGGCCTGGTGGGTGACCCCAACTCAGTCATCCACTCGCCTCGGAGCCCTTCCTCCCCGACCCCCCTCAGGAGCAATGTCACTGCCATGGAGGAGCTTGTGGAGAAAGTGACAGGGAAAGCTGCcactgtgaagaaagaaaaggaggagaagatggtgaGCGTGGAACGATGCCGACCCTCATCGTTAGTAAAATCCCCCTCTCCTGCACTGAGAGAGCAAAGAGAGCAATTAATATCTCCAAATGACCTTTCTGTAGGTAAACCCTCTGGTATGCGAAGTAGAAGCCCAGGCAGTGTGGACTCTGAGCTCATTTGCAAGAGGGAGCCCAGAGAGAGCCCAGTAGATGGCCACAACAACCATTCAAAGAATGGCTCTGAGGCCTGTCAGTCCCCAGTAACTAACGGCAACAGTCTTGGCATCATCACTGATCACTCGCCAGAAATTCCTTTCATCAACCCTCTCAGCGCACTCCAGTCAatcatgaacacacacctggGCAAGGCCTCCAAAACAGTAAGCCCTGCTGCTGATCCGCTAGCTATGCTTTACAAAATCAGCAACAGCATGATGGAAAAGCCAGCTTTCAACCCCACTCCTCAGGGCAAGCCAGCTGAGCCCACCAACCACTATCAATTGTATGATAACTGTGACCAACCCATAGACCTGAGTAAAAATAAGTCTGTCACAAActccaacaacaataataacaatagtacCAATGTGCTCTTGACCAACAATAGCATAAACGGTAACAAACCCCTCATTTCCCTCCCTGACTCAGTCTCCTCACCTCACAGAGAGAATGCTCTAATGGACATCTCTGATATGGTAAAGAACCTCACCGGCAGACTGACGCCCAAATCTTCCACTCCCTCGTCCATTTCGGAGAAGTCCGATGCTGATGGCAGTGCATTTGAAGACGCCCTAGAAGACCTCTCTCCGGTGCAGAAGAGGAAAGGGCGGCAGTCCAATTGGAATCCCCAGCACCTTCTCATCCTCCAGGCACAGTTTGCCTCCAGCCTGAGAGAGACACAAGAGGGCCGCTACGCCATGACTGACTTAGGCCCTCAGGAAAGGGTCCACATCTGTAAGTTCACTGGCCTCTCCATGACCACCATATCCCACTGGCTAGCTAATGTCAAGTACCAGCTGAGACGGACTGGGGGCACCAAGTTTCTCAAGAACATGGACTCATGCCagcctgtgtttctctgtggtgaCTGTGCCTCCCAGTTCAGGACTCCCTCCTCCTACATCAGCCACCTGGAGTTTCACCTGGGCTTCAGCATGAAGGACCTGTCCAAGCTGTCAACTGAGCACCTACGGGAGCAGCAGGCTGCCTCAAAGGTGATCACAGACAAAATGACATTCGGCAGCCCCCTGTCAGCATTGACCACGCCAGAGGACGACACAGGCTCTGTGTACCAGTGCAGACTTTGCAATCGGACATTCGTCAGCAAACACGCAGTCAAACTGCACCTCAGCAAGACCCACGGCAAGTCTCCAGAGGACCACCTGGTGTTTGTCACGGCTTTGGAGAAACTGGAGAAGCTAGACAAGATGGAGAAGGTTTaagcggagtctcgtgctgacGGTAGAGACTGACAGCTGTGTAACTGACTAGAATTTCATTGCACTAAAATGACATTGTTCACAGTTGCTGCACTGGGCCAAACTGAGCCGCCAGAAAAAAAATCGGTCTTATTGTTTTTCGTTGTGATAACTGCCTGACTGGACCAtgtcttttcatgttgaattttgttttgccaagctttttttttacacttattttgtaatatatttatatgctATTTGTCTGATCTGTGCATGTATTTGAGTGAATCAAGGTTAAACACaagattttaatcttttcatgGCAAAAATACAACTACTGCTTCAATGGTTAAAGTTGTGAGTGGAGAGGATTGGTGGAAGAGAAAACTGTATATTACTTGATATGAAGAAGATGAAAATTAAATGTATACACCAAAAGAATGAAAGACTACCCTGAAAGACTGAAGTAGCACCTTAGACAGTTGAATTTGTAAAGAGAACATGTTTTGAAATATCTTGAAAAACCAGATTGATTTTTAAAAGATCAAGGATTAtcatttcccccctctctcgTTTCTTTGGTTCCTGTCACTGCAGTGTTTTTGATGATGAATGGCCTGCTCATAAACCTGCCAATGtattagagaaaaaaaagaccacGTGAACATTTGGAAAAACGTAAATGCTGCTTTTTTGGTTATGAGTCAATCAGTGAAAATGAATGGCCGTCAGTATGCAAGTTTGTTCAAAACACTTTTCCTTGTTGTGAAATATCACCTTATAGCAATTTTCCAGTTGTATGGTTTGTTACAACTTTCTCTTTCTAAATTGTGTCGCTTTATTCAACTGTAAAGAGAAAAGTCTGTTACATGTAAATGATTAGCAGTGAACTGTCAGTACTCCATAAAACATATCTTACCATTTGAAACTGCTCAACATTCTTTGTATCTTAAGGTGTGTGCATTCTCTAACTTTTATATCGTCATTTTATatacaaaaatgattaaaaaaaattaaaacagatgGTGTATATAGATATATGCTGTAGAGCTACAAATGTCCTTTtctaaagaaaatacaaatttagCTTCTTTGGCTTGGTTTACAGAAATGATTTTAATTATACTTGCATCCAATTTGATGCATGAAATGGTGTGGAAAATAAATAAGCGATGCACAATGACTATACATTTCAATGTTTTATCAACAatattgtaaagaaaaaaaaactttttagcACCGATTAGtttgtttcatttctttctcaattgtaaaataaaccCCAAAGCAGTTGTTAACAGTCGTacatttgtggt from Pleuronectes platessa chromosome 10, fPlePla1.1, whole genome shotgun sequence harbors:
- the LOC128449359 gene encoding teashirt homolog 1, with protein sequence MPRRKQQDPRRSAAYMPGDEFKAAPQDEEEHLQDDGLSLDGQDNEFLCNEEEEDVDGGQPPSYRDSPLSNGTNPDAGYGSPLSDASDRLTDFKSTSSTEGQEREGTALPFRPNNGLSFQDSLAQMKAVYANLISDASWSSITMDIMKSKPAAAGSVNSALTSPEPASTASVSTTPTINKSSAVNIVSGHHNGRSSSSTVNHTGSASANTNGTAASSVGSHSATSSSGVSSAAASNGGGVGYDWHQAALAKTFQQNPYHLLPEPSLFSTVQLYRQNNKLYGSVFTGASKFRCKDCSGAYDTLVGLTVHMNETGHYRDDNKDKEEDQGKRWSKPRKRSLMEMEGKEDAQKVLKCMYCGHSFESLQDLSVHMIKTKHYQKVPLKEPVPALATKLLPSSAKKRALQDAIVSPCSPDSLHAGIGGGSISLGDGGKDTKAAPNPYVTPNNRYGYQNGASYTWQFEARKAQILKCMECGSSHDTLQQLTAHMMVTGHFLKVTNSASKKGKQLFFDPVVEEKFQSIPLPPTTTRLPVPSIVKSQPVSPALSSASEEKREGGEDENVDGSEPLEKKIKEEKDDSGEKSENDGTSYKYLREEDLEETPKGGLDILKSLENTVSSAISKAQTGTPTWGGYPSIHAAYQLQGAMKSSTTVLPPTVQSVHRQSMYNSGLRGLVGDPNSVIHSPRSPSSPTPLRSNVTAMEELVEKVTGKAATVKKEKEEKMVSVERCRPSSLVKSPSPALREQREQLISPNDLSVGKPSGMRSRSPGSVDSELICKREPRESPVDGHNNHSKNGSEACQSPVTNGNSLGIITDHSPEIPFINPLSALQSIMNTHLGKASKTVSPAADPLAMLYKISNSMMEKPAFNPTPQGKPAEPTNHYQLYDNCDQPIDLSKNKSVTNSNNNNNNSTNVLLTNNSINGNKPLISLPDSVSSPHRENALMDISDMVKNLTGRLTPKSSTPSSISEKSDADGSAFEDALEDLSPVQKRKGRQSNWNPQHLLILQAQFASSLRETQEGRYAMTDLGPQERVHICKFTGLSMTTISHWLANVKYQLRRTGGTKFLKNMDSCQPVFLCGDCASQFRTPSSYISHLEFHLGFSMKDLSKLSTEHLREQQAASKVITDKMTFGSPLSALTTPEDDTGSVYQCRLCNRTFVSKHAVKLHLSKTHGKSPEDHLVFVTALEKLEKLDKMEKV